In Chelmon rostratus isolate fCheRos1 chromosome 21, fCheRos1.pri, whole genome shotgun sequence, the genomic window CAAGCCCTTCAGACGAGCCAGGGTCTCAAGAATTTGAGAGGGCTTCAGCTGGTCCCGCCACTGGTTGATACCAGAACTAGGATGCAAAGAAATACATCAATTTGATGAAtccttcctgcagatgtttcattcatatctattattatttttatcacttaaatgtgtttttccccctTGCCCACGCCCAGATTTGCCTACATGCAGTAGGTTTGTGGTAGGCCACAGTAGGAGTTGTATCGGGACAGGAAGCGGTTCTCCAGGTCAATGACGGTCTCGCCGACCTTCTCATCACGGCTCAGGAGATCATAATCATAGACAGAGATTTTCAGGTCCTTGTCCTGGGGCAGGAAACACGTCATCTCAAACAtcctaaacaaaacaaagggaGGAGAAGTGAGATGGTGCGCTGGATAATATGGTCCATATAATGTTCACCAATGCTTAACGTGCCCATTCGTAGTGTTTACCTTCCAAACACAGGGCTGGTGGTGTTGGGTAAGTAATGGTCTCTGTCTTCAATGGTGTTCTTTCCCAGCGATATCTTTATGTACGGATCACACTGAGCAGAAGAGAGAACACAAGGTCAAGCAGAAGGTGCTGACTGTGTCAACGTGTGTCAAAATCTGCTGGTAAGACAGATTCATTCTCACTCTGCCATTGTTGTCTTTGGGCTGCAGGTCTATGGCCCGGACCACATAAATCCTGACCAGACACTCCTGAGGTCCGCTGTCTGGCAGCTCTCTGAACTGACGTGGAGGAGGAACAACGCCTGGGTCGTCTGGCAGAGGGTACACCTTGAATGAACCCTGCATGTACAAGAACACTCAGATTTTAATTGTTCTCAGTAGTAAATCTTAAGAACTGAGCTGGCTCCTGAGCTGAGATTCAGCTAATTTTACAGGTTTACTTCGTAAATTAATCAACACATATTACCTACTAGTAAAGTCTTTTACACAAACTTTGATAGTATCTAATCAAGTGTTAGCGTCCTGAATGGTGTCAAACTACCTTAAACTCTCCAACCACAGTGGGGTCGTCATCGCCATTTTCATTCTTGCCTCGCTGCAGTTTGAACGTGCTGCAGAAATCGGTCAGTCCTTTGAATTCTAGGACGTCCTCCAGGTTGCAGTCATACACCTGCGAATACACAGTCACAGCCAggatgcacacaaaaacacacaagtaaTCTGATAGTGGTAAAGTGTTTTGTGTGGGAAGAAATAAGACTGACTTACTTTGAGGGTGTCATATCCTTTTTTGAGGTAAGGGCCACATTTCTGGTGGTCTCCAACTGAAGCGTAGAATTTACTCCACCAATCAACTGTCTCTTTTTCCTAAAGAATGAATAACACAGCTTTAATCTTCATAAATACGGTTTGCTGCATTTGGTGTAAGAATctgaagaatctaaaatattcTCTTGTTTATTCTCACCTTCTCTTCGTGCTTTGGAGAGAGAAGATGCAGCAAGAcgcaaaacagaaaacaagtcacttacatacacatacagcagtAACATGAATGCAAAAACgcatacagtacaaacaaaaggctaCAAATATTGATAAGAAAGTGGAACAGTGAATgatggtgaagatgatgataaGGAGAGCAGTTTCACGATTGACAGCAAATCTGAAAACAAGGGCGTAACACAGGTAACGTGCAGAATGTGCAACTGCATTAAGGCCCTGGGCCTCTAACTGGCCCACTAACACCTTCTATCCCTTCACTTGCGACATGGCATCAGTGGTTTAGTGGCATCCATGCCTGCCATGAGTGAGACGCGGCTTTGAATTATGACCAATTTAATGTTAATAAATCAGAGGGATTTGTTTCACAACATCGCACTGATTAGACAGTTTGGGATTATTTGTTTCCTTGTGTTAAATGAGATGAGACTAACCTCATGTCTGTAtactaaatatgaagctacagctagcagctgtttatcttagcttagcataaagcctggaaacaggaggaaagacctagcctgtctctgtctgaaggtaGCAAAATCTTCCAACCAGCatttctaaagctcactaatcaacacACTAATCAATTATTACATTAGGTCTTGTTTGTTAGAGCAGTAcaaaaaacaggtaaaaacaacagtttgcaGAGCATTACAGGCCAGGTGCCGTCACTTCCTGAAGCCCTGACAACCAACAGAGACACTAGAAATTGAATGCGCCTGTCCAAGAAATAGTCCGGCCCTCATAACGCctcaatgtgttgttttttcgTTTTTGCCCCAATTTAACAAATTAGTGAGTGAACGATTAAATTAGCGAGCTGTCGACAGATTTTGACCTTTGGCCAgaggctaagctaaccagctgctagcggtagcttcatatttagtgtacagacagtgtggtatcaatcttctcatccaactcttgGCAGGAAAATTAAATTTCTCAAAGCTTTTTTCTTTAAGTAGAATATTCATAACTGCTTCCAGCAACATCATGGCAAGTGATGGTCCGATAGCAAAATCAGCTCCCACGTGAGTTAGATGCCTGTGGGCCTCTGTGAGCTCCAGGGCTCATTTACATGTTACGCCCTCGCTGTGAAAAGAACAATTAAATGCGCTCATTAGATCAGTGCCAATTAGATTGCAATTATTGTGACAATTCCAACATAGATTAGTGGCATTATAACATCATTATGAGGCCTTTGTCAAGCTCGCCGTAGCATTGTGGACTAAGTGATCTCAGCCTTCCAGTGTCATCGGTGCCCAGCCGCGTGAATTAGAAAGCTAGAATAAATAACCATACATACAAAGTAGGAGGTAGGGGAAGCCATTTTGTTGACAGCagctgacatactgtacatgaacTGTAAGCCAGAGTAATAAGGTTTGTCAAATTTGACCTGAGAGTCAAATTCTGCACTTCTTAGTGACAAGAGGCAACATGACACAGAGTTATGAACAACGTGAGGAAGAAGTCATCTTGTGCTGCGGTGGTTTACCTGAGCCTCTAACAGTGGTCTTGTTTCTTCCATGTTAATGGAGACATGTTTGGAGGGAGAGGCCATCATCAGagccactgaaaacagtgttaGGACAACATTAGAACATggctttttgtctctctgcgTTAGTGGAATCAGATTTTTCTAAGTTTTGCCTCCTTACTTTTGGAGGACATGGCTCCCTCCGCAGTGATGACGTACGGGTCACACCTGAACTCCTCCAGAGTCGTGATGGTGCACTGACCCACCACAGGCTTCCTGCCAAACGGGCGGTGGTCAATCACCTTCAGCACAATGGGTGGTGTGTACATCTCATCCTTTGGAAGGAGCTGGATGGGGGGGGGTGAGAAATATCAGATAAATATACCAGTGTGAATTTACAGTATTGGACAAAAGATTTACGACTATTTAAGACTTTAAACCAGACCGCCTAACTTGTGTTACCCTGACATTACCACTTTGATGAAGAGGACAGAGCTGGGGAAGTTTGGGCTCTTTTTCAGGTTCTTGATGACCGCTGACTCCACCCTCTGTCCCCCACACTCCACCACCAGGCTGGGTGAAGACACTGATGCCAGCTGGTACGGCTTCATGTTCCTCAGGCCCCATGCTAGAATCTGcatatacacaaaaacacaggagggaTTTCACAGACATCACGTGTGTCACTCCAGAGGAACACTGTCCAAAGGTTTTGTGTTACCTCCACAGCAGTGAGCTGCACCACAGGCCGGATGCCCTGAGGAACCATGTAGAGgttctctgctctctttggGGGAACCAGGGGAAGATCTGCGTCGCCCGACTACACAGAGACATGAGGCTATGGATGAACTGAATGAGTATGCATATCTGGGTAATATGCCTTATGATGTGAGAGGATCATGAAATATATTAGTAGacatgaaaaattaaacaaCTTTAGAGAGCACAGTTGTGGTTTTTTTGCATAATGTCGCCTCTTCTCCATTACTTTCAGGGCAAACCTTGTCTTTGAGGATGAGTTCAGCAGCCACCAGTGCCTCCCCTGCCTTGTGACCCTTCTGGATGATGGGGTGCCACAGCAGTTTGGGTGTCTGATCCATGCCTGGGTTCAACTTCACCACTGGTGTGCAGACACTGCGGCCCAGCAGCTCGTCCTTCCCCTGCGCACGGGATGACATGTCAGTTACAGCTTCACgccttcagctgctgctgtcgtTCGAGGCAAATtcacctgaatgcagcagcatAAACCGTTCTGTGACACAACCTACCACTTGGTCATTGTCGTAGAACTCCAGTACAACATCAGGGGGGCGGTGATGAACGCTCTGGGGGTCTCCATAAATCTCCACATCATTGAAAATCAGAGTTTGGTCCCAGGTCGGGTTCAGCGTTGCTCGCAGCTTCTCTGTTGTCTTACTAAGGTGCAGGAAGGAAATGTGTGCATACGGATCTGTGACGGAAAGAAAACAGGTGGTGTAATATTTCCATGACTTATTCATTTCAGACTCATTTCACTTGAAAGGTAAAACTTGAAATCCATCAGCAGTCTTAATATTGGTATTAAAACCtatcatttaatttattttctgacCAGCGAGTAGAATCTTACCAGAAAAGCTGTCTTTGTCCATAGATGCCAAGTTACGAGCCTGATAGACGTAGACACGGAGATGGTATGTATGTGaccctgtaaaaaaaaaataaaaaaaaatcatcattcagttgcatatatttatgtatatatgtttgtatgtgcatgaaTATTCATTAGTGTGACTATATGAGTCACTCACTGTCAAAGGAACAGGACACAGTGGGCGTATTGGCACCAAACAGCTTGGTGGCATCAGCTTTGGAGCCTTTCTCTTTCACCTCAGTATCAACACCCTGCAGAGTAAACCAAAGCGGACATCTCAGAGCTTCTTACATGTTCatgcatctcacacacacacactgccaaataaaaacacaccatGGCACAGTAGATGTGTTTCATGCATAAGCAAATATTTGTAATATTCTGTGACTCATTCAGCTGAGATCCGGTTCATGCTTTTGTTCCCGGGCCTTCCTCTCCGACTCGTATGTGGACAAATACTATTTAAGCCACAGTCAAGCTGTCTTTATGAAACCAGACCCTGACCCCAACAAGCAGCTCGAATCAGAAATGATaaagcatttgttttctttaatcacCAGTGCCCCCTCAAGTTGGAAGATGGCAGATGCTCCAAGCCGGTCCTCTGGTGCCATCTTCCGCCTCCAGCGCCTTCGACGGAATGTGTCCGATGAACGCTCCTTCCTGTGAAACTTCCAGCCAATCAGGGAAGAGAATTCCCAGCCCTCAGGGTCACCTTTGTCCCGCCTCTGTCAGCAAAAAGTGTTGCAATCATTAGTAAAGTTTATAAACTGTGAAGTCTCTATCAAGCTGTGGAACATAATCACAATTGGGTTTTGCAAATTCAGCTTCCTATAATATAAAAAGATATATATgcaatacagtatatacagcagTGCTGCCCTACTGTCCTATGCTGACCTCCACAGCAGccccagcagctcctgcagctctcttaCGAGGTCGAACCAGCCTTCTCCTGCGGTGGACGTGGTACACCTTCTCTGCAGGGACCCAGGACCGAGGCTTGTCATCCGGGGGAATGGTCACTCCATACTCCCAGCCTGTAaagtgcacgcacacagacacatacgcacaaacaaatttcctttgtttcattattgtttAGAAACAAGAACATATGGTTTAGATTTCACCATGTGagtttattattactattgtgACCTATCAAGAATGAGTGTAAATAAGAAAACACGCAACACAATTTGGCCATTTCAGTCCCGCCTTTTTGAATCATGACTACAAACAggttgaaaaacagatttgagCTGGTGAGTTGCTAATATCTGCACCTTGATCATCCACGGCTCTGTTGTCATCCACAGTCCACTCGTCCTCCCACATCCAACCTGGAGGACAATCAAACTCTCCAGGGTTACGGCTCTTCTCTCCATTCTGCGCAACACAAAGCTTCAGTTAAGCACAACTGCATTCTTAAATTAGTTTTTTAGCCTACTCATGTATTAGGCTATAAATCACTCATCCATCATAGGCATCTGGAGGAAAGCTGAGTGGGAAACAACTGCCATCAAGGTCAAGAACGAGTGAGGGTCTGGGTGATATTCATGCATGTATTGGTGTTATGTGTCATAGAAACAAGGAATAATatgatctgtgtttgtgtgtgcgacATTTAAAGCCGACATGCACATTATTTGCATGTGAGCGTGCTTTTCTCACCACATCAGTGAAGGGCTCAGAGGCAGCCTTCCACTCTCCACCGGGGAAGCGAGTCTCATTTTGAAACACCTCATCCATGAATTCGGTGTGTCCGGCGTCCGCCTCTGTTAACAGgctgaaacacaaaatcaaacacatgtaCCATCTGTGCGTGGAGTAGAAAAACACACCTAACTACTAGTACTGTTTACGGCTACTTCAAGCCACAGTGTTTGAAATTTGGCACCCTCCAGTGGTAGCATCAAAAAGACATCCTGGCACACCAATGCACACTCTAACCACTGTAAAATGACGTTAGTGCAgtgtgagagagcgagaaaaaGCTCTGCTTGTTTTAACAGtgactgtgtgtacatgctggGAGTAACCCAACTGTTGGCCATACTCAAGCAAAATGTTTATTCAAATGTTGTTCCTCTTGATGCTCCACTTAGCAATTTTTACTTCATATATTATCTAACATAAAGCTTTGAGATATTGCAACGGTTCACTTATGATATGCAGATGGGTGACAGATTAAAAAAGTAAGTGTATAACTCAGCTCACTGGCACATTCTGGTACTTTGTCATATAATCATGGTTGATGGCATGAGAGGAATGTTAACAGTAGAGAGCCGATCTAGCCCACTTCCTCTGCAGTCCACAGaatgtgtgtttggggggggggcacattCAGCAGCACAACTTCCATTAAAGTTAAGACGAACTTCCGCATAAATATAACAAATCTGACTCTTATCATAATATCTTCCTCTTGCAGTGTTTCCCATTTACAACGACTCACGCTTTCTCTGGGTCAATGAACCAGTCGTCCTCCCATTCCCATCCTCTCGGGGGCATGAAGTACTcctgtttcagcttcagtttgcCTGTTACATCTGAGAACTTGTGGCGGCCCACCAGGCCCGTGGTTCCCCATTTCCCAAACACCTGCGCCTGGTTCTCATACTACAATGCAAAAGAGgacatgttttgtttcaggTGCTGCCCCGACTGCTGGCTCTGAATAATCTTCAGACGACCTTTGTGAATATGGAAAAGtagatgtttttggatttttttgttgtgagAGAGATGATATACCAgctcagcaaacacactgaaggtTCCCTCGGAGAAGGAGTTGAACTTCTTTTCATGTGCAGACAGACCCAGCCACATGTTGACTCTAATCTGAACTGGCACCTTCAGGCCCTTGTTCTTGTCCATGGGGTACTGAGGTGAAAGGGGGAAAACAAGATCACATGAGCATTATAATTTCAGATAAATGAATTCCAGTGCAGGACTTTTTAGTCCTCAGAGCCCAATAGTAAAATACCAGTTTGGAATTTAACTGACTCTTTTCAGTAAACAAAAGCTGTAGACGACTTCATCAAGTTTTCCAACCTTTcctttatgtatttttttttactcaggATGTGTACCTGTAAAAAGACAGTCTGTGTCTTGccacagtgttgtccacagGCCTGCTCGCTGTATGTGGAGTAGAGGATTTGGTGAGCAGGGATGCGACTATAGGCCACCCTCTTCTCACCACGCAGCATCCAAATGATCACGTCAGGCATGCTGTTCTGCGGCTGGACACAGTAATGGTACAAACACGTGAACTCATGCAGAATCATGGATAGACGGTGAATTAGGCAATAGCAAACATGTTGTCCTTTGATTAGGATAGAGGTCCTGCCTTATTTTTAAATGCTATTGCATTATTTCCCCAAATTTTGCACACGTGAGACTGGTTTTACCTGAGATGCAAATAATCTATGCACTAGGGGACACTTCTGAACTGatgaaaaatctaaatgcatTACAGTGACTATTTCAGCTTGCTGTGTTTGTACCTCCTCAGCCAtcactttcagtttttctgCCCAGGACTCGATGTCAGACAGAGTGTCACAGATTTCTGTGGCCTCCTCTCTCATGCGTCTGGCTCCGTTCATGATGGTCATCAAAGTGCTGTCTCGCAGCTTCTTGATTTGGACATCCAGAGATGTCAGGTTGGAGCGGCCCTCCAGCTCAGGTGTTGGGAAACTGAAGGAGCAAAGCAAAATTTTATTCACTTCAGTCAAAACATTGACATTACATTAAATAATGACCCACTAAACACATAAATCCTCGTGGGGTTACTATTTGTTTTTCGGTGAGGCTGAACACATTtgccttcctttttttctgactctCTTCGTTTCATCCAACTGTTTATacgattaaaaacacagaaaacaggaatGATCTTCAGCAACATATCCTATATTTACCTTTCTATGTcttcaatcagctgattgagCAACTTCAGCCACACCTCTACTAGTTGGTTGTCAGAGACTTTTGCCAAGATGGCAGTTTTAAATGCCTCTAGGTTGGattgctgcaacaacaacaaacagcggTGAGGATTACACTCCTATCTTAAACCTGTATGTCTGATGCTTAAActggcacatgcacacacacatataccaaaCAGTACAATACATGTTACTGAAATGGCTCCAAACCTGCAGACAATAAATCATAAACTCAGGTTGTAATTAGAGGAGTGTACGTTTTTGAGGATTACAGAGGATAACGCAGTATTACCAGGCGGTGAGTAATGTAGAGGATGATGTTGACAGTGTCCAGGCGGTGGCTGATGTCCTCCCAGAATGAGATAACCACAACCACGGGCTTAGTGTCCACCCAGGGCAGGTAATAATAGTGGTTACCTAAAGAGATTCGGCACAATTAAAAATCCTCTTGATaacaaagtgtgttttgaatgtgacTTTAACAGATCAGATAGCAGCTTCCTCACcatcaaacacagcacagctatACTGAGTGGTGGAGGCCAGCGGTTTGCAGGTGGTGTCCAATTTGTTGCCATAGTTACCGATGCTGACCTCAAACTGGATTGGCTCTCCTGGTTCCTGAATCATGGTGGCGCTATGGAagactgcacacagacagtacttcctcctcctctggtacTTCTAACGTAGGGAAGAAACAAgcgaaagagaagaagaaaacatttgaacCAACTAAAATTTAGTATCACTCAATGTGCACACTTTTTAAAGTAGTGTGAACAAGGTTTTTGCATAAAGAGTTCTTGTCTCAACATGTCAAAAATCTTAGACAAGTGAAACCGcactgctgtcagactgaaCCACACTTGTCGGGTATGACGCCTTTACCTGCACCACCAGGATGTCATCGCTGTGGATACTGTCCACCGTTTTGTCTGCTTTCCCCTCTAGCTTAGTGGACAGCTCGACCAGGACCCTGCCCCTGTACGCCACTCCTTCTCCCTGCAAAGATTGGAAATGTtgaaaaaccaacaaacacaacatggctCATGAAGTGAGGAGAAAGATGATGAAAGATTCTCAAAAATCAAGTCAGCACCACAACCTTGCCATAGTTTAGATCCTCGTAGGGGTCTGGAAGGCCGGTGAACTCTCTGGGGCTGCCGTACAGGTTGACATAGCAGGGCCCAAAGACAGGCAGGAAACCCACTTCAGCCTGCCCTGTGTTAACTGTGGACAGATGGAAACAGACTTAACCTCTTTATGATTCGACTCGAGCTAAACAAAGCAAAGCCTTAATGTTAGTAATGTTAGTCTGCCAATGTGGCATCAGTGTATTTGAGGCAGTGATGGTGGAAAACAGTGAATGCTGGGTAAGCAGTTGGCAGGCACTATGACAACATAAACGGCCAAACATTTAAATCCTAAAACTAATGCACAGAGCACAGCACAACTTTCTTAGCAATGCACACAAAACGAGACTTATTGAGCTAGTTAGCGCGCGCTACATGCTTGATGCGTTACATCTCATGCAACACGGGGCAAAAAAGAGCACAGCTGAACCTTCAAATGACGCCATTTCCCCATTTCCCGCATGTTCCTCTATACCAGGAGAGAAAGGACAATTCAAGTACTATTTAGAAGTTAATACAAACAGGCACATGAGTGTAATAATAGTTTTCAACTGCACAATGTATCTTTTtcacacagtaaaacaacaataaatatcTTAAATGCAAAGGCTATGAATGGCTGTACTTGGGACTTCCAGCCAaaacttctttatttttttcatgatgttttatttcagtccaAAAATAGTACCTTCTATCTCTCCACCAGAGGAGGCTATCTTGGCCAGGTTCAGGTATGTGGTGCCAATagcatcatttcctgtcaaacGATCCCTGAAATcgtacacacacataacacCTTCAGACTCGcattacatacacacataggGTCGACTTACGTGAGCAACTGTAAAATAACATGCAAATTTCACAATGCAAGGGTACTgttatgttttgctttttcactaCCTCTATGAAGGAAGtgtgtggaaaagaaaaacaatgtctCTCAACAGTGACTCTATTGGGTCACCCTCTGAggcacacacagtttttctaACCTTTCCTCTTGCACTTATTTCCCTTCAGCCTTCCTGGGCATGAGTTATCGGACTGTTCGttcactcaaaaacacacaataatgaaaatgagctgaaagacagtgCCAACAGGATCCCAGAGCATGTTACTGAGGGGAAGGGAGGGACCTGCACAGCCTGAGTCATAGGCTGCTACATTATTCTCATGCGGCTAGTGACGGGGtatggaaacacacagcacagctgaccACACTGCAGAATTGCTTGGGAACACTCCCTAAACCACAAGAACATAATAACTTAAAAACCTCAAATTTAACATGAAATGACACAGGCTAAAATCTGTTTAAAGCATAATCTTGTTTGACTTACCAATCAAAGACTGTCAGTTTGACACGTTCACACATAGAGGGGAACTATAGAAAATACAAGAGACAAGTTAAATAATGTAAGACATTTATTATGTCTATTACAGTCTTACTTTTGTTGCAGGTCAGACTGCAGCTTTTCATCCTGAGGACCTCTTACCTTTACTTGGAGATTCAGTGCTTGGTTCCACTCTGGGTTTGCGTTCTTCTCAATGATCTGAGTACACAGCtggtgagacagaaaaaaaacacacatcagcgtTTCTTCTGTTACACAGCAAAGCTCTATCCGGCATGCTTACATTTGACACTGCAGCTAAAAAGGCGTAAATGATCAGGAACCTTTCTGCCAGCGAAGCGAGCCTCCAAGAAGGGATCCACCAGgttcttcttgttttcatttcctccaaAAATCTCTTTCATGGTCTGGACGAATGCATCATCCACTGAAATTAGTAAACATTAGGgtaaattaattaatcataatATATTTAGTAGTGTGGCAACATACTTTCCTAGAAAATAATTACTAGCGCTTGTCTTACTCTGGGGGATGTCCTCAGCCCTGAACACCTTCAGTGACAGGGTGGCCCATCGCAGAGTCACaccagctggcagcagcagatTACTCTCTATGTCATCTTGATCGTCATTTGACTCCCTCTTCTCAACCTACAGTGTGCGAGAtagaaaggacagaaaagagTCCACGTGAGAGAACGAGGGGCACAGCCAACACATTTACATGAGGAAAGAGGAAGTAGCCGGTGCTGAAAGTAATCTGAGAGCTTTGGTCTATCAGTCGTACCGGAGGCTCATCTCCAGTCCCCACTACAAAGAGGCTGACTTTGAGGTAGCCTTTAGCGCCGGAGCTGGAGTCATCTGGGTCATTCAGCAGGAGCCACTTCCTCATGACACAGTGGGCTGCAATAGGACacaaatatatactgtaaatacaccACATAAAGGGCACACAGTTCATTAATACAGACGTCACCATCAGGTAGAATGCACGGCTGCACAAATAAACTGAGCTCTAGACACCTGTGCTTGTGTGCTCAATCAATCATGTTAAAATCAATGATAGATGAACCtagaaacagtgaaaagaaactTACTGTGTTATTCTGCAGCAATTCTGCTAAGATAACTATTTGTTTATGTAGTGGATGAACTAAAGAATGATTTCTGtctgattttgattgattgatatgGTGGACTTGTTAGCGGTTGCCTATAAATACATCTAACAGTTatagagcaacattatcatccatttggagtcgtgtttttGGCCACCTAGCAAATGCATGTCGATTaatcactctccttttagctctgttttggtctccaccaggGAAATTATTTGACTTTACAGCTGATATAATATTGATAATACTCCACTGCATTCATAAGCAGAATCACttacatgaacaaacacaaggTCAactaaaaatgacacaaaaacccTGTGACATTCTGATGTCCACAAGCCAAACAACAGCATCCTCTGAACAAATGTAAATGACACCCAAATCTGTGGTTTGTGACAAGCATACCTGGTTCATCGTAAACATAGCCAACgtccagctgtgtgtgagaaaacaaaatgagatcAGCCAGGATCAGACTGAAGGTATTTACCACACTCTAACAATTATGTGAAGACAAAATGAAACCAGGTACCTTGAACTCTCCCATGAGACTGTCAGCCCTCAGTGAATATGAATTATAcacctgcagaggagagagcagcaaCTCACAGTTTATATATTTCTAAATGCTGACAGAGTAAAGGACCTCAAATTCAACGTATGTGAACTGACCCGGAAGCTGATGTGCTTCTCAAACAGATCCGATGGTAGCATGTGGACATTGTAGAAGAACATCTGCACAAgtacaaaaaaatcacataGTTGAGTGGACACACCAGCACAAGCTTTGGATGTCTTAATCCTGAAGCCAAATTCTTATAAAAGGTTCTATATACGACATTCACTCCCACCATATGTTCATTAGAGCATCAGCAGAGCTTCTGGGGGAATAAACATCTGGAGGCACATCGGATTCTGCTTTGATACTGAACCCATTACCGGCGGGAGGAGaactcttttctcctttcttttttaaatttctggGATTAAAAAGTCGATTTGTCTTTACTCTCGCTTCTCAACCTGCCTGTAGCAGCTAGCTGCACAGGctgaactgaacacaaacacacacattcggTAGGTTGCTGTTGCGAATTAGCTTATGTCTAATGTACCATAAGGTATTCTGGCTGTTTGGTACAAATAAACACCAATGATCCTAATACATGCCAAAAATTCActcctgtgtcagtgtgaacCTCTTTCTAAATGCATGGAGGGCCAACAGTTTCACAGCGAGGCACTAACATGCACTTACATGCTCTAACATGCATGTGCAGACGGCCAGGGTaccaaaataaagaacagaaaagctCGGATTACAACAGCCAGCGGGAGTGTGACTTCATTCTCTGCTCAGAACATaattactccactacatctttACATAGCAAATAGTTGTTTGCTGCTACATTAATGTTCAAAATGTCATATATGGAACCTTTAAGTGGGAGACCAACAAATTCAAAAGgaacacatttttattccatGTCCACGTAAGAGTTCAGTGAGAGTACCTCAT contains:
- the LOC121624875 gene encoding myoferlin-like isoform X1 codes for the protein MLRVVVESAKGLPKKRVGNPDPVVSVIFKDEKKKTKSIDSEVNPVWNEVLEFDLKGTGLDPSSFIDVIVKDYETIGKDKFLGSAKISLKDLSSGQVRSLPSRNVPLVNESGQNIGATINLVIGYDPPANAAPNPNDPQAGDATTDATGGGGGEEGDETLPDGGQSGSAGVPSSAGQAANLRRRLARGQNRHRLVNKPQDFQIRVRIIEARQLSGNNIKPVVKVNVCGQTHRTRIKRGNNPFFDEMFFYNVHMLPSDLFEKHISFRVYNSYSLRADSLMGEFKLDVGYVYDEPAHCVMRKWLLLNDPDDSSSGAKGYLKVSLFVVGTGDEPPVEKRESNDDQDDIESNLLLPAGVTLRWATLSLKVFRAEDIPQMDDAFVQTMKEIFGGNENKKNLVDPFLEARFAGRKLCTQIIEKNANPEWNQALNLQVKFPSMCERVKLTVFDWDRLTGNDAIGTTYLNLAKIASSGGEIEEEHAGNGEMASFEVNTGQAEVGFLPVFGPCYVNLYGSPREFTGLPDPYEDLNYGKGEGVAYRGRVLVELSTKLEGKADKTVDSIHSDDILVVQKYQRRRKYCLCAVFHSATMIQEPGEPIQFEVSIGNYGNKLDTTCKPLASTTQYSCAVFDGNHYYYLPWVDTKPVVVVISFWEDISHRLDTVNIILYITHRLQSNLEAFKTAILAKVSDNQLVEVWLKLLNQLIEDIESFPTPELEGRSNLTSLDVQIKKLRDSTLMTIMNGARRMREEATEICDTLSDIESWAEKLKVMAEEPQNSMPDVIIWMLRGEKRVAYSRIPAHQILYSTYSEQACGQHCGKTQTVFLQYPMDKNKGLKVPVQIRVNMWLGLSAHEKKFNSFSEGTFSVFAELYENQAQVFGKWGTTGLVGRHKFSDVTGKLKLKQEYFMPPRGWEWEDDWFIDPEKALLTEADAGHTEFMDEVFQNETRFPGGEWKAASEPFTDVNGEKSRNPGEFDCPPGWMWEDEWTVDDNRAVDDQGWEYGVTIPPDDKPRSWVPAEKVYHVHRRRRLVRPRKRAAGAAGAAVERRDKGDPEGWEFSSLIGWKFHRKERSSDTFRRRRWRRKMAPEDRLGASAIFQLEGALGVDTEVKEKGSKADATKLFGANTPTVSCSFDRSHTYHLRVYVYQARNLASMDKDSFSDPYAHISFLHLSKTTEKLRATLNPTWDQTLIFNDVEIYGDPQSVHHRPPDVVLEFYDNDQVGKDELLGRSVCTPVVKLNPGMDQTPKLLWHPIIQKGHKAGEALVAAELILKDKSGDADLPLVPPKRAENLYMVPQGIRPVVQLTAVEILAWGLRNMKPYQLASVSSPSLVVECGGQRVESAVIKNLKKSPNFPSSVLFIKVLLPKDEMYTPPIVLKVIDHRPFGRKPVVGQCTITTLEEFRCDPYVITAEGAMSSKMALMMASPSKHVSINMEETRPLLEAQFMYSMSAAVNKMASPTSYFHEEKEKETVDWWSKFYASVGDHQKCGPYLKKGYDTLKVYDCNLEDVLEFKGLTDFCSTFKLQRGKNENGDDDPTVVGEFKGSFKVYPLPDDPGVVPPPRQFRELPDSGPQECLVRIYVVRAIDLQPKDNNGRCDPYIKISLGKNTIEDRDHYLPNTTSPVFGRMFEMTCFLPQDKDLKISVYDYDLLSRDEKVGETVIDLENRFLSRYNSYCGLPQTYCISGINQWRDQLKPSQILETLARLKGLSKPRTEDNGTSLTFNGKEYTLAEFENNKEIHQHLGPARERLCLHVLRKQGLVPEHVETRTLYSSFQPTLSQGSLQMWVDVFPKTIGLPGPPFDITPRKPKKYFLRAVIWNTTDVTLDETSITGEHMSDIYVKGWMPGMEEDKQKTDVHYRSLDGDGNFNWRFVFGFDFLPAEQLCLVSKKEHFWSLDKTEFRIPPKLIVQIWDNDKFSLDDYLGTLELDLRNLVPPAKTPEKCSLKMKDVLEMGVPHKTEHAKSLFAQQSVRGWWPCSIEQDGKKVLGGKVEMTLEIVSEAHADERPAGKGRDEPNMNPKLDPPKRPETSFFWFTNPCKTMKFIVWRRFRCLFIGLIILIIVVLFLAILLYSLPNYISMKIVKPLQ